In the genome of Muntiacus reevesi chromosome 5, mMunRee1.1, whole genome shotgun sequence, one region contains:
- the RGS16 gene encoding regulator of G-protein signaling 16 isoform X2: protein MCRTLAAFPTSCLERAKEFKTRLGIFLHKSELGSDTGSVGKFEWGSKHSKEGNFSEDVLGWKESFDLLLSSKNGVAAFHAFLKTEFSEENLEFWLACEEFKKLRSATKLASRAHRIFEEFICSEAPKEVNIDHETRELTRTNLQAATAACFDVAQGKTRTLMEKDSYPRFLKSPAYRDLATQAMAASASPSSSSPAEPSHT, encoded by the exons ATGTGTCGGACCCTGGCCGccttccccacctcctgcctggagag AGCCAAAGAATTCAAAACACGGCTGGGGATCTTTCTTCACAAGTCAGAACTGGGCTCCGATACCGGGAGTGTTGGCAAGTTCGAGTGGGGCAGTAAACACAGCAAAGAGGG AAACTTCTCAGAAGATGTGCTGGGATGGAAAGAGTCATTTGACTTGCTGCTGAGCAGTAAAA ATGGAGTGGCCGCCTTTCACGCCTTCCTGAAGACAGAGTTCAGCGAGGAGAACCTGGAGTTCTGGCTGGCCTGTGAGGAGTTCAAGAAGCTCCGGTCTGCTACCAAGCTGGCCTCCCGGGCTCACCGGATCTTTGAGGAGTTCATCTGCAGTGAAGCCCCCAAAGAG GTGAACATAGACCATGAGACCAGGGAACTGACTAGGACGAATCTGCAGGCCGCCACGGCCGCGTGTTTCGACGTGGCTCAGGGGAAGACGCGAACCCTAATGGAGAAGGACTCCTACCCGCGCTTCCTGAAGTCCCCTGCTTACCGGGACCTGGCCACCCAAGCCATGGCCGCCTCTGCCTCCCCGTCCAGCAGCAGCCCAGCTGAGCCCTCACACACCTGA
- the RGS16 gene encoding regulator of G-protein signaling 16 isoform X1, which translates to MCRTLAAFPTSCLERAKEFKTRLGIFLHKSELGSDTGSVGKFEWGSKHSKEGRNFSEDVLGWKESFDLLLSSKNGVAAFHAFLKTEFSEENLEFWLACEEFKKLRSATKLASRAHRIFEEFICSEAPKEVNIDHETRELTRTNLQAATAACFDVAQGKTRTLMEKDSYPRFLKSPAYRDLATQAMAASASPSSSSPAEPSHT; encoded by the exons ATGTGTCGGACCCTGGCCGccttccccacctcctgcctggagag AGCCAAAGAATTCAAAACACGGCTGGGGATCTTTCTTCACAAGTCAGAACTGGGCTCCGATACCGGGAGTGTTGGCAAGTTCGAGTGGGGCAGTAAACACAGCAAAGAGGG cAGAAACTTCTCAGAAGATGTGCTGGGATGGAAAGAGTCATTTGACTTGCTGCTGAGCAGTAAAA ATGGAGTGGCCGCCTTTCACGCCTTCCTGAAGACAGAGTTCAGCGAGGAGAACCTGGAGTTCTGGCTGGCCTGTGAGGAGTTCAAGAAGCTCCGGTCTGCTACCAAGCTGGCCTCCCGGGCTCACCGGATCTTTGAGGAGTTCATCTGCAGTGAAGCCCCCAAAGAG GTGAACATAGACCATGAGACCAGGGAACTGACTAGGACGAATCTGCAGGCCGCCACGGCCGCGTGTTTCGACGTGGCTCAGGGGAAGACGCGAACCCTAATGGAGAAGGACTCCTACCCGCGCTTCCTGAAGTCCCCTGCTTACCGGGACCTGGCCACCCAAGCCATGGCCGCCTCTGCCTCCCCGTCCAGCAGCAGCCCAGCTGAGCCCTCACACACCTGA